From the genome of Uranotaenia lowii strain MFRU-FL chromosome 1, ASM2978415v1, whole genome shotgun sequence, one region includes:
- the LOC129740174 gene encoding uncharacterized protein LOC129740174 isoform X3, translating to MHDTMSKDLDSDTESEVAASVQSSNHNNESGPLDPDNDIKQDMDSDMREDTPIPIPDTDNFSDSDSMDSSILSNSVRLSVNGDASGRPAPVANSESSLPPSTPLDQNETSQHSQQSQPISSAPSSPLHKSNSNPDASLNPPAPATQPAPLKTILTIRPPSALTAPSISHHNNTGGSSSGGSGGSSPVKRYRHQMFSKNIYIGTKNAEKWDTLRNVLQFKNDVEFVSFLLRMAELDVRKRKLRASSNGVNDSLEQQESPRPIPPSALSSSKQDKPGIKKTKRVQFHDSVNIINDGSSSSTTTTTTTTSLRPPDNGGGVFDFHEDDDDTEEGGNIDFRRRRGRGLQRQMRSPSPPRQSERGDGGDDAGAGSGEDDDDDEQYIVQNIIKKLPGRLGQGNEVQQDSISSTIGSDDSLNTETEVLDYRIAEKIKTELEEKQKMVRKPFGEELPSTSNFSEHSDRPSDDEAYESKVDIKKIDIRKAPFDPKLGSSRKMKREAGSVDLRIEYEEQEYNPFLGEDRKPFLPPLKKPRKTPTTKNKACTGCNLKHGTDPCPLDTPMAVINNKIELSEWIEQNEDLIKKHKIVLKPENPEDMDDDDSNYDDDEDDDEGDENGENQFEDKLDILPSYSETSLPPEFELRLAPFSTTMNPGATAISTNGVPLNMDPNESSSSSLQQQQTGEQLPQAVAAAAVTNSVNHGLSIYTKIFIPKYTQMGPVIGQVVKETEIQDDCNMRYMYETFNGTKSTYVSMENKNISNWLRYLRPARHRDQKNCVLKVRDGQIVFVTSTDLDPGTELLYWSDDTNSAWGKKKMEKTNCGGCNLRFDHPLYYRTHCSVFHDPAFSLTIRKYHCKVCGIAVLGKENIMKHAEKMHDGKGAYQCQFCQKFFLRLNYLEMHRTYGCSMNPQRARPLCDFCGRKFCQPQKLKVHIKRMHSDMAEVLRDFQCKLCSKLLGSRAALQRHSKEVHNRNSAVVSCPRCQKLFQNRSNLKIHMLTHSGVRPFKCAENECSAAFTTKQCLQFHYKKVHGYTQEQMPKIERSVAYTFDAYSGDLITDGLQRRQRRKLEPGEEGSEKRKRVPKELAGNILKTKNILESFNEMCKNDSNLSLLSTKISSILNGNLKDFTKVPPGMHGMDMEGVLKEEMNEEMDSNDCGERDERLEAIQRHLNQPLSEEKHAEFSQLHSRLANISNQAEQNSLHYKIPCGEDEKPVVDTDGFGDLNALATTQKYKEFMNQENPGLVISKGSKKWISDNDHIPDQANPENMLAANRDFLTKLIMNGNVGHSASQQHTVDDDEDDDDNSTILDVVDSNNQNQQNANAQQQNQQQNQQQQQQQQQQYTSSFGSLNSSLPDLPAFQSHTFPSHFNHQSLLGSFYNNNSGLTGRNGINTSASMLVEAALNSVSNIINEAEMNNTNTNNNENQDLHIGGIDGTGGSASSNNLQNDSFNSSCNNNAVDDLKLMKSHNFPLPMNSMSQFSSNSPDDASTIQERSEIEVVRPKSPRDKLSNYGDTDIMGYEGQQHQQSTPQSTPHKHNPSVESVQSTLSPEHNDFNYSNTSTSQRQQQQQQSQIANNSPARSSSRQIYAEHDLISPASTPSLPRYDFGSDNNNSYARRQEKTISSLALENFEANLKSNHHMQHLSSDEDSSIVIAENLSVNSDTKMKITNQSATADFMASNSGSTSNKYDTGRNNALGSELSTDLRLKYNHEPSVDLPDFRPSGSMNENSDFQGIDMTSRTGLPSSYSHSNFQVPGTGSNPNFNRYHHHIYDILSDREQQHQHQQQQQQEFQLQQQQQQQQQQQQMQHMIQDHIAQDSEPDQPASVDLSRTSNYLMPSPPSPAIPYSHPHPDMIRMVSLDLSSNSGSNMIVGNTPHHVRHPSFLSSQIQHSNRDSLPDHHRLLASEQLAATNHRLLVDPAAHLIFEQNNRLLAETPGPAPPPPRHVVSPQRGFGAYHHHHHHQVGSSNYHHHSVKQNLTSPPLNQHAAAAAAAANYHPFPSYY from the exons ATGCACGATACAATGTCCAAGGATCTGGACAGCGATACGGAATCGGAAGTGGCGGCCAGCGTCCAGAGCAGTAATCACAACAACGAATCTGGCCCGCTGGACCCCGACAATGATATCAAACAGGATATGGATTCGGATATGCGGGAGGACACTCCCATTCCGATCCCGGATACGGACAATTTCAGCGATTCGGACAGCATGGATAGCAGCATCCTGAGCAATTCCGTCAGACTGTCCGTCAATGGCGACGCTTCCGGGCGCCCCGCCCCAGTTGCCAATTCCGAAAGCAGCCTTCCACCGAGCACTCCCCTGGACCAGAACGAAACCTCCCAGCATTCGCAACAATCGCAGCCCATAAGTTCCGCTCCTTCTTCTCCACTCCACAAATCCAACAGCAATCCAGATGCCTCCCTGAACCCACCGGCTCCCGCTACACAACCCGCTCCCCTCAAAACTATCCTTACGATTCGGCCGCCATCGGCCTTAACGGCTCCTTCAATCAGCCACCACAACAACACTGGCGGAAGTAGCAGTGGAGGTTCCGGAGGAAGCAGTCCGGTCAAACGGTATCGGCATCAGATGTTTAGTAAAAATATCTACATCGGAACGAAAAATGCGGAGAAGTGGGATACCCTGAGGAATGTGCTGCAATTCAAAAACGATGTGGAGTTTGTGAGCTTTCTGCTGCGGATGGCGGAACTGGATGTGCGGAAGCGGAAGCTCAGGGCATCATCAAACGG TGTTAACGACAGTCTGGAGCAGCAGGAAAGTCCCCGGCCTATTCCTCCGAGTGCCCTCAGTAGTTCCAAGCAGGACAAGCCTGGCATCAAGAAAACCAAAAGAGTACAATTCCACGATAGTGTAAATATTATCAACGACGGTAGCAGCAGCAGTACAACTACCACGACGACCACCACCAGTCTGCGGCCACCGGATAACGGTGGTGGTGTATTCGACTTCCACGAAGATGACGACGACACCGAGGAAGGTGGTAACATTGACTTCCGTAGACGGAGGGGACGAGGTCTTCAGCGGCAGATGCGATCGCCGAGCCCACCGAGGCAGAGTGAGCGTGGGGACGGTGGGGATGATGCGGGTGCTGGGTCAGGCgaagacgatgacgatgatgaacaGTACATAGTGCAGAACATAATCAAGAAGCTTCCGGGAAGGCTGGGACAAGGCAATGAAGTGCAACAGGATTCGATTAGCAGTACGATCGGTTCGGATGATTCATTGAATACGGAAACCGAAGTGCTCGATTATCGTATAGCGGAGAAAATCAAAACGGAGCTGGAAGAGAAACAGAAGATGGTGAGGAAGCCGTTCGGTGAAGAGCTTCCATCAACTTCGAACTTTTCGGAGCATTCGGATCGCCCGTCGGATGATGAGGCGTACGAAAGTAAGGTAGATATAAAAAAGATAGACATTCGTAAGGCACCGTTTGACCCGAAGCTCGGTAGCAGTAGGAAAATGAAACGGGAAGCAGGATCGGTAGATCTACGTATCGAGTACGAAGAACAAGAGTACAATCCGTTTTTGGGTGAAGATCGTAAACCATTTTTACCACCGCTTAAAAAACCTAGAAAGACACCGACAACGAAAAATAAAGCATGCACCGGGTGTAACTTGAAGCATGGAACCGACCCATGTCCCCTCGATACACCGATGGCAGTTATCAACAATAAAATCGAGCTTAGCGAATGGATAGAGCAGAACGAAGATTTGATCAAAAAGCACAAAATCGTGCTGAAACCGGAGAATCCGGAGGATATGGACGATGACGACAGTAACTACGACGACGATGAAGACGATGACGAAGGAGATGAAAACGGGGAAAACCAATTCGAAGATAAATTGGACATCTTACCTTCGTACTCGGAAACGTCGTTACCACCTGAATTCGAACTGCGACTGGCACCGTTTTCAACAACTATGAACCCGGGCGCGACAGCAATTAGTACGAATGGTGTACCTCTCAACATGGATCCCAACGAATCGTCTTCCTCGAGTCTTCAACAACAGCAAACGGGTGAACAACTTCCTCAGGCAGTTGCTGCTGCAGCGGTCACTAATTCGGTGAACCACGGCTTGAGCATCTACACGAAAATCTTCATACCCAAATACACCCAGATGGGTCCGGTCATTGGGCAGGTGGTGAAAGAAACGGAAATCCAGGACGACTGCAATATGCGTTACATGTACGAAACCTTCAACGGCACCAAGTCCACCTACGTGAGTATGGAGAACAAGAACATTTCCAACTGGTTGCGATACCTTCGGCCGGCGCGTCATCGGGATCAGAAGAATTGCGTTTTGAAGGTACGCGACGGACAGATAGTGTTTGTGACCAGTACGGATCTGGACCCGGGTACTGAGTTGCTGTATTGGAGCGACGACACAAATTCAGCTTGgggaaaaaagaaaatggaaaagaCGA ATTGCGGTGGATGTAACTTGCGGTTCGACCATCCGCTGTATTACCGAACGCACTGTTCGGTCTTCCACGATCCGGCGTTCAGTTTAACGATCCGAAAGTATCACTGCAAGGTGTGCGGAATCGCCGTACTCGGAAAGGAGAACATCATGAAGCACGCCGAGAAGATGCACGATGGCAAAGGTGCCTATCAGTGCCAATTTTGTCAGAAG TTCTTCCTGCGACTCAACTACCTGGAAATGCATCGTACTTATGGTTGTAGCATGAATCCGCAGCGGGCACGACCTCTGTGCGACTTCTGTGGTCGCAAGTTTTGTCAACCACAGAAGCTGAAAGTTCACATCAAACGGATGCACAGCGACATGGCCGAGGTATTGCGCGACTTCCAGTGTAAGCTGTGCAGCAAACTACTTGGTTCCCGTGCTGCCTTGCAGCGTCACTCCAAAGAGGTTCACAATAGAAATTCGGCCGTCGTTAGCTGCCCCCGATGTCAAAAACTGTTCCAGAACAGAAGTAACCTCAAGATACACATGTTGACCCATTCCGGGGTTAGACCGTTCAA GTGCGCGGAGAACGAGTGTTCGGCAGCCTTTACGACCAAGCAGTGTCTGCAGTTCCACTACAAGAAGGTTCACGGATATACGCAGGAGCAGATGCCGAAAATCGAGCGCAGTGTGGCGTATACTTTTGATGCATATTCTGGTG ACTTAATTACAGATGGGCTGCAGCGGCGTCAGCGCAGGAAGCTGGAACCCGGCGAGGAAGGATCAGAGAAGAGAAAACGAGTACCGAAGGAGTTAGCAGGCAACATCCTGAAGACGAAGAACATTCTAGAGTCGTTTAATGAGATGTGCAAGAATGACTCTAACCTGTCGCTCTTgtccacaaaaatttcatcgatTCTGAATGGAAATCTCAAGGATTTCACCAAAGTGCCACCCGGAATGCACGGAATGGATATGGAAGGAGTCCTCAAGGAAGAAATGAACGAGGAGATGGATTCTAATGACTGCGGCGAGCGCGACGAACGGCTGGAAGCGATCCAGCGTCATTTGAACCAACCACTGTCCGAAGAAAAACATGCAGAATTTAGTCAGCTTCACTCGCGGCTAGCAAACATATCAAATCAAGCAGAGCAGAACTCACTACACTACAAAATACCTTGTGGCGAGGACGAAAAACCGGTCGTTGATACGGATGGGTTTGGAGATTTGAACGCACTGGCAACTACACAGAAATACAAAGAGTTCATGAACCAAGAAAATCCAGGCTTAGTGATCAGCAAAGGTAGCAAGAAATGGATCAGTGACAACGATCATATTCCGGACCAAGCAAATCCGGAAAATATGCTCGCAGCCAATAGAGACTTTCTAACAAAGTTGATAATGAACGGAAATGTTGGACACAGTGCTTCTCAACAACATACGGTAGACGACGACGAAGATGATGACGACAATTCAACCATCTTGGACGTGGTAGATTCCAACAACCAGAACCAACAAAACGCCAATGCGCAACagcaaaatcaacaacaaaatcagcagcagcagcagcaacaacagcaacagtaTACGTCTAGCTTTGGTAGCTTGAACAGTTCACTGCCTGATCTACCAGCTTTCCAGAGCCATACATTCCCTTCCCATTTTAATCATCAATCGCTTCTGGGAAGCTTCTACAACAATAACAGTGGTTTAACGGGTCGTAACGGAATAAACACTTCCGCTAGTATGCTAGTGGAAGCAGCGCTCAATTCTGTGAGCAACATTATCAACGAGGCCGAGATGAACAACACCAACACTAACAACAACGAAAATCAAGATCTTCACATCGGAGGTATCGATGGAACGGGAGGATCTGCATCGAGCAACAATCTGCAGAACGATTCGTTCAACTCCAGCTGTAACAATAACGCAGTTGACGATTTGAAGCTGATGAAGTCGCACAACTTCCCGCTTCCCATGAACTCAATGTCTCAATTCTCATCAAATTCTCCAGACGATGCCAGCACGATTCAAGAACGCAGTGAAATAGAAGTGGTTCGACCGAAGTCACCTCGGGATAAGTTATCTAACTACGGTGACACAGACATAATGGGCTACGAAGGGCAGCAGCATCAACAGTCAACACCACAGTCGACTCCACACAAGCACAATCCAAGCGTTGAATCGGTACAGAGTACGTTGTCTCCAGAACATAACGACTTCAACTACTCAAACACCAGCACAAGCCAgcgacaacaacaacagcagcagtcCCAAATCGCAAATAATTCCCCAGCCCGTTCAAGCTCTCGTCAGATCTACGCAGAGCATGACCTCATTTCACCGGCTTCAACACCTTCCTTACCGAGATATGATTTCGGTTCCGACAACAACAATAGCTACGCCCGTAGACAGGAGAAAACCATTAGCTCTCTAGCGTTGGAGAACTTCGAAGCAAATCTCAAGAGCAACCACCACATGCAACACTTGTCGAGCGATGAAGATAGCAGCATCGTAATAGCGGAAAATTTGTCGGTGAACAGTGACACCAAAATGAAGATCACCAATCAATCGGCTACGGCCGACTTCATGGCTTCCAATTCCGGCAGCACTAGCAACAAATACGACACTGGACGAAACAACGCGTTAGGCTCCGAACTATCGACCGATTTGCGACTCAAGTACAACCACGAACCTAGTGTAGATCTTCCGGACTTCCGTCCCAGCGGCAGCATGAACGAAAACTCTGACTTCCAAGGCATTGACATGACCTCCCGAACGGGTCTTCCATCGAGCTATTCGCACAGCAACTTCCAAGTTCCCGGCACAGGATCTAATCCGAATTTCAATCGATATCACCACCACATCTACGACATCCTTAGCGATCGGGAGCAGCAACACcaacatcaacaacagcagcagcaagagTTTCAactgcaacaacaacaacagcagcagcaacaacaacagcaaatgCAGCACATGATCCAAGATCACATCGCTCAGGATTCAGAACCAGATCAACCAGCATCCGTCGATCTAAGCCGCACCTCCAACTACCTGATGCCATCGCCACCTTCACCGGCTATACCTTACTCCCACCCTCATCCGGACATGATCCGTATGGTATCACTCGATCTGAGCTCCAACAGTGGCAGCAATATGATTGTCGGTAACACCCCACATCATGTCCGGCATCCCTCGTTCCTATCCTCCCAGATCCAACACTCGAACCGAGATTCCTTGCCCGATCACCACCGGTTACTAGCGAGCGAACAGTTGGCAGCCACCAACCATCGACTCCTGGTCGATCCAGCAGCCCACCTGATCTTCGAACAGAACAACCGGCTGCTGGCGGAAACTCCCGGTCCAGCACCGCCACCCCCACGGCACGTCGTTTCCCCGCAGCGAGGTTTCGGAGCCTACCATCACCATCACCATCACCAGGTGGGATCCAGTAACTACCATCACCACTCGGTGAAGCAGAACCTGACCTCTCCGCCGCTGAATCAACACGCGGCCGCCGCAGCTGCTGCCGCTAACTATCATCCGTTTCCGTCATACTACTAA